Proteins from a single region of Ananas comosus cultivar F153 linkage group 3, ASM154086v1, whole genome shotgun sequence:
- the LOC109707881 gene encoding auxin-responsive protein SAUR32-like translates to MPRKGHVAVRVGPEGEEQCRLVVPVRYLSHPAFVSLLEESERVYGFEQQGPIAIPCSIEHFRHVLGVIDGRTSFNNSSSSQRQGRQNSDSHLHLPRFAGCFRA, encoded by the coding sequence ATGCCGCGCAAGGGGCACGTGGCTGTACGGGTGGGCCCGGAGGGGGAGGAGCAATGCCGCCTCGTCGTGCCCGTGAGGTATCTGAGCCACCCTGCCTTCGTCTCGCTGCTCGAGGAGTCGGAGAGGGTCTACGGTTTCGAACAGCAGGGGCCGATCGCCATACCCTGCAGCATCGAGCACTTTCGACACGTCCTGGGCGTCATTGACGGCAGAACTAGTttcaacaacagcagcagcagccagcGACAAGGCAGGCAGAACAGCGACAGCCACCTTCACCTCCCGCGTTTTGCTGGATGCTTTAGAGCTTGA
- the LOC109707215 gene encoding pentatricopeptide repeat-containing protein OTP51, chloroplastic — translation MASSACSTSLSALRCSPFVLVLPFPRRRLRADPLAQTFPPPPPPPPPPPLLLRPPHSLLPSPPIRASFSVAVDNPTHRELEEEEEEEEEEESGANRPLVEPFSDPTAAAAEEREMRSLPSPELEAIELEDLPEQWRRSRIAWLCKELPSYKHSTFVRILNAQRKWITQDDATYIVVHCMRIRENEAAFRVYKWMAQQHWYHFSFALATKLADYLGKDRKFAKCREMFDSIINQGRVPNESTFHILTVAYLSAPVDGCLEEACSIYNQMIQLGGYSPRLSLHNSLFRALVSKTGGTSKHYLKQAEFIYHNLETSDLEINKDIYAGLIWLHSYQDEIDIERLSALREEMRQAGIQESRDVLVSTMRAFSKLGDVDETEKAWLELLRIGCDIPSQAFACRMELYSKAGDPVKSLEIFNTMKEQEIPLTIAAYHKIIQIMSEAREIETAESLMDEFTESSMKHLIPAFLDLMYMYFDLGMHEKLESTFLKCLARCRPNRVVYNIYLESLVRVGNIEKAEEIFNEMHSNGTIGSNAKSCNIILEGYLAAGEYAKAEKIYDMMRQKKYDIQPDSLEKLQNGLILNRKVVKKTVSMKLDQEQREILIGLLLGGVQIESDEKRRNHVIHFEFREDSDAHSVLKMHIHERFYEWLTSSSRLVNDGSEIPHKFSTIAHSYFGFFADQFWLNGRPVIPKLIHRWLSPRVLAYWYMYGGLRLLSGDIVLKLKGDKFEDVERIVKSLQAKSIACKVKRKGRVFWIGFQGANADCFWKLIEPYILDNVKEAMTQDNSESSEEEGQFGGSSIESDCEGRKSIEELLTKY, via the exons ATGGCCTCCTCTGCTTGTTCTACATCTCTATCTGCTCTCAGATGCTCCCCCTTCGTCCTCGTCCTCCCCTTTCCTCGCCGTCGCCTCCGCGCCGACCCGCTCGCTCAAacctttcctcctcctcctcctcctcctcctcctcctcctcttctcctccgccCTCCTCACTCTCTCCTCCCATCTCCTCCTATACGAGCTTCCTTTTCGGTCGCCGTTGACAATCCCACACATCGAGAGctcgaagaagaggaggaggaggaggaggaggaggagtccGGGGCGAATCGGCCGTTGGTCGAGCCGTTCTCCGATCCgacggctgcggcggcggaggagagggagatgaggtCGCTCCCCTCGCCCGAGCTCGAGGCGATAGAATTAGAGGATCTGCCGGAGCAGTGGCGGAGGTCGAGGATCGCGTGGCTCTGCAAGGAGCTGCCTTCCTACAAGCACTCCACCTTCGTCAGAATCCTCAACGCCCAGCGCAAGTGGATCACCCAGGACGACGCCACCTACATCGTCGTCCACTGCATGCGCATCCGCGAGAACGAAGCCGCTTTCCGG GTGTACAAATGGATGGCTCAGCAGCACTGGTACCATTTTAGTTTTGCCCTTGCTACGAAGCTGGCCGATTACCTGGGGAAGGACCGGAAATTCGCAAAATGCCGAGAAATGTTCGATTCAATAATCAACCAGGGCCGCGTCCCCAACGAATCCACATTTCATATCCTGACTGTTGCTTATCTTAGCGCCCCAGTCGACGGCTGCCTTGAAGAAGCGTGCTCGATTTACAATCAGATGATCCAGTTGGGTGGCTACAGCCCACGACTTAGTTTGCATAACTCTCTGTTCCGAGCACTCGTAAGCAAGACGGGAGGGACATCGAAGCACTATCTCAAACAAGCCGAATTCATATACCATAATCTTGAAACCTCTGATCTCGAGATAAATAAGGATATATATGCTGGTTTGATTTGGCTCCATAGTTATCAAGATGAGATTGATATAGAGAGACTAAGCGCTCTTAGAGAAGAGATGAGGCAGGCCGGCATCCAGGAGAGCAGAGATGTGCTTGTTTCCACCATGAGGGCTTTCTCCAAATTAGGAGATGTGGACGAGACAGAGAAAGCATGGCTGGAACTACTTCGGATTGGTTGTGATATTCCTTCGCAGGCTTTTGCTTGTCGAATGGAGCTCTATTCTAAGGCTGGAGACCCGGTGAAATCACTGGAAATATTCAATACAATGAAGGAGCAAGAGATACCTTTGACTATTGCAGCTTACCATAAGATAATCCAGATTATGTCCGAAGCTCGGGAGATTGAAACTGCAGAAAGCCTAATGGACGAATTCACTGAAAGCAGTATGAAGCATCTCATCCCCGCCTTTCTCGActtgatgtatatgtattttgatTTGGGCATGCATGAGAAACTGGAATCAACGTTCTTGAAGTGCCTGGCACGATGCCGACCAAATCGAGTCGTTTATAACATTTATTTGGAATCTTTAGTAAGAGTTGGCAACATTGAGAAGGCTGAGGAGATATTCAATGAAATGCACTCCAATGGGACGATTGGTTCTAATGCTAAGTCGTGCAACATTATTTTAGAAGGGTATCTTGCTGCAGGAGAATATGCTAAGGCTGAGAAAATTTATGATATGATGCGGCAGAAGAAGTACGACATCCAGCCCGATTCTTTGGAAAAGCTTCAAAACGGTCTCATCCTTAATAGGAAGGTGGTTAAGAAGACGGTTAGCATGAAGCTGGACCAAGAACAGCGTGAGATTTTGATCGGTTTGCTTCTTGGTGGTGTACAGATAGAATCCGATGAGAAGAGAAGGAACCATGTTATCCACTTTGAGTTTCGTGAAGATTCGGATGCCCATTCTGTGTTAAAAATGCACATCCATGAACGGTTCTATGAATGGTTGACTTCGTCGAGTAGGTTAGTAAATGATGGTAGTGAAATACCTCATAAGTTTTCCACTATTGCACACTCCTACTTTGGATTCTTTGCAGACCAGTTCTGGCTTAACGGGCGACCGGTTATACCCAAGCTTATTCATAGATGGTTATCGCCGCGAGTTCTGGCTTACTGGTACATGTATGGGGGTTTAAGACTCTTATCAGGTGATATCGTGCTCAAGCTTAAGGGTGACAAATTCGAAGATGTTGAAAGGATTGTCAAGTCATtgcaagcaaagtccatagcCTGTAAAGTCAAGAGAAAGGGTAGAGTGTTTTGGATAGGTTTCCAAGGGGCCAATGCAGACTGTTTCTGGAAATTGATAGAACCTTACATCTTGGACAATGTTAAAGAGGCAATGACACAGGATAATAGTGAGTCAAGTGAGGAAGAAGGGCAGTTCGGTGGTTCTAGTATAGAGTCAGATTGTGAAGGACGGAAGTCTATCGAGgagctactaacaaaatattgA
- the LOC109707220 gene encoding trihelix transcription factor GT-3b-like, whose protein sequence is MMLGGGGGRGREERVPQWGPQETRELIGIRGELERHFSASKRNKTLWEAVASRMRDRGYRRTPDQCKCKWKNLVNRYKGKETSDPENGRQCPFFEELHAVFTERARNMQRQLLESEHPGGPSSTLKKKPKRSGGDRSSDELSDEDNDEEEEEEGDSGDERPATSRKRKAERDKPKGATSSTSNSIHDLLQGFLQQQQRMDVQWREMMERRAHERLLFEQEWRQSMEKLERERLMMEQAWREREEQRRIREEMRAEKRDALLTTLLNKLLQDNL, encoded by the exons ATGATGCtcgggggagggggagggagggggagggaggagagggtgCCGCAGTGGGGCCCGCAGGAGACGAGGGAGCTGATCGGGATAAGGGGGGAGCTGGAGCGCCACTTCTCGGCGTCGAAGCGCAACAAGACGCTGTGGGAGGCGGTGGCCTCCCGCATGCGGGACAGGGGCTACCGCCGCACCCCCGACCAGTGCAAGTGCAAGTGGAAGAACCTCGTCAACCGCTACAAG GGAAAGGAGACATCTGATCCAGAGAACGGCAGGCAATGCCCCTTCTTTGAAGAGCTCCATGCGGTCTTCACTGAGCGTGCCAGAAACATGCAGCGCCAGCTTCTCGAATCTGAACACCCTGGAGGTCCCTCTTCTACTCTGAAGAAGAAACCCAAGAGGTCTGGCGGCGACAGATCCTCCGATGAACTATCTGATGAAGACAATgatgaagaggaggaagaagaaggagacagTGGTGACGAACGCCCTGCAACAAGCAGAAAGAGAAAAGCTGAAAGGGATAAACCAAAAGGCGCGACTTCTTCTACAAGCAACAGCATCCATGATCTGCTGCAGGGCTTTCTGCAACAGCAGCAGAGGATGGACGTGCAGTGGCGGGAGATGATGGAACGGAGGGCTCACGAGCGGCTTTTGTTCGAGCAGGAGTGGCGGCAGTCCATGGAGAAACTGGAGAGAGAAAGACTGATGATGGAACAAGcatggagggagagggaggagcaGAGGAGGATTAGAGAGGAGATGCGGGCGGAGAAGAGGGACGCGCTCTTGACCACTCTGTTGAATAAACTCTTGCAAGATAATCTATAA
- the LOC109707882 gene encoding aspartic proteinase CDR1-like: MAASPLSLVSELSLFGLLILSPALLFGLPSAAGASSKGFTVELIHRDSPKSPLYNHSQTHSNRLRAAARRSRARAELLHRTLARSEGRSLESELKRSTAEYLMAINVGTPPKRILTIADTGSDLIWSNCEPCTSCFPSDAPHFDPSASSTFRSLSCDSDPCAALPGTACGDNDSCTYVASYGDGSQTSGTLATETFTFRAAADGGSSVRVPSISFGCSDDSEGLFDGHSGGIVGLGGGPLSLVSQLGSSIDGRFSYCLVSAGANHSSSQLRFGADAVVSGKNAVSTPLVPALSGTFYVVTLDGISVDGVDLPIEQGNIIVDSGTTLTLLAPAALKSLSRQLESSISLPRVDDPQGTFTLCFDVHKAPRHFEFPDVTFHFGTAPVKLPAGNAFLQLDEGTVCLAMIPVTGSITFAIFGNIAQQNFHIGYDLVERTITFAPTDCSLL, from the coding sequence ATGGCtgcctctcctctctctctggTCTCTGAATTGTCTCTCTTTGGCCTCCTCATTCTCTCTCCGGCATTGTTGTTCGGCCTCCCCAGCGCCGCCGGCGCCTCCTCTAAGGGCTTCACCGTGGAGCTCATCCACCGCGACTCCCCCAAGTCCCCTCTGTACAACCACTCGCAGACGCACTCGAACCGCCTCCGCGCCGCCGCTCGCCGCTCCCGCGCGCGCGCCGAGCTCCTCCACCGCACGCTGGCGCGGTCGGAGGGGAGGTCGCTCGAGTCGGAGCTGAAGCGCAGCACGGCGGAGTACCTGATGGCGATCAACGTGGGCACGCCGCCGAAGAGGATCCTGACCATCGCCGACACCGGCAGCGACCTCATCTGGTCCAACTGCGAGCCCTGCACCTCCTGCTTCCCCAGCGACGCCCCGCACTTCGacccctccgcctcctccaccTTCCGCTCCCTCTCCTGCGACTCCGACCCCTGCGCCGCCCTCCCCGGCACCGCCTGCGGCGACAACGACTCGTGCACGTACGTGGCCTCATACGGCGACGGCTCGCAGACCAGCGGCACCCTCGCGACCGAGACCTTCACCTTCCGCGCGGCGGCGGACGGCGGGAGCAGCGTGCGGGTCCCCAGCATCTCCTTCGGGTGCTCGGACGATTCGGAAGGCCTGTTTGATGGCCACTCGGGCGGCATCGTCGGGCTCGGCGGGGGCCCGCTCTCCCTCGTCTCGCAGCTGGGCTCCTCCATCGACGGCAGATTCTCCTACTGCCTCGTCTCCGCAGGGGCCAACCACTCCTCAAGCCAGCTCCGCTTCGGCGCCGACGCCGTCGTGTCCGGCAAGAACGCCGTGTCGACGCCGCTCGTGCCGGCCCTGTCGGGCACCTTCTACGTCGTGACCCTCGATGGCATATCCGTGGACGGCGTCGACCTGCCGATCGAGCAGGGGAACATCATCGTGGACTCCGGCACGACGCTGACCTTGCTCGCTCCGGCGGCGCTGAAGTCTCTGTCCCGCCAGCTGGAGAGCTCCATCAGCCTGCCGCGCGTGGACGACCCGCAGGGGACCTTCACTCTCTGCTTCGACGTCCACAAGGCGCCGCGGCACTTTGAGTTCCCAGATGTGACGTTCCATTTCGGGACGGCGCCCGTGAAGCTGCCCGCGGGGAACGCCTTTCTGCAGTTGGACGAGGGCACCGTCTGCCTCGCGATGATACCGGTCACCGGCAGCATCACATTCGCCATCTTTGGCAACATTGCCCAGCAGAACTTCCATATCGGGTATGATCTGGTCGAGAGGACCATCACGTTTGCTCCCACGGACTGCTCGCTGCTATGA
- the LOC109707481 gene encoding maltose excess protein 1-like, chloroplastic isoform X2, which produces MALTAVAPPLSLCLRQPPPFLRPAPLSSSAPHPPPRLPLLKPLASLPKALKPINSSSPFLGLRLRLRRRRSLLSYAAASDSDSIPSPTAKDDGKFHEWDSMTAKFAGAANVPFLLLQLPQIVLNARNLLSGNKTALFAVPWLGMLTGLLGNLSLLSYFAKKRETEAVLIQTLGVISTYVVIAQLWMAGAMPSPQFVATSAVVATGLVLNFLNYFAWLNDRVWLLWEDFITVGGLSVLPQVMWSTFVPFIPNSILPGIISSAVAVVAVVMARMGKLSDEGTRFVRSLSGWTATLLFMWMPVAQMWTNYLNPNNIKGLSAFTMLLAMIGNGLMIPRALFIRDLMWNNTLERYCCSWQQFTLDFLEGASFRTVMGSAA; this is translated from the exons ATGGCGCTCACTGCGGTGGCGCCGCCGTTGTCCCTCTGCCTCCGCCAACCTCCGCCCTTCCTGCGCCCCgcccctctctcctcctccgctcctCATCCTCCACCTCGGCTTCCTCTCCTTAAACCCCTCGCGTCCCTCCCCAAAGCCCTTAAACCCATAAactcctcctcccccttccttggcctccgcctccgcctccgccgccgccgctccctcctTTCCTACGCCGCCGCTTCTGATTCGGACTCTATCCCCTCCCCCACCGCCAAG GACGACGGCAAGTTCCATGAATGGGATTCCATGACCGCCAAATTCGCCGGCGCGGCCAATGtacccttcctcctcctccagcTACCGCAGATCGTCCTCAACGCCCGCAACCTTCTCTCCGGCAATAAGACTGCCCTCTTTGCCGTCCCATGGCTC GGAATGCTTACCGGGTTACTTGGCaacctctctcttctctcctacTTTGCAAAGAAGAGGGAGACGGAGGCCGTCCTCATCCAAACCCTCGGGGTTATCTCGACCTACGTGGTAATCGCGCAGCTCTGGATGGCAGGGGCCATGCCGTCGCCACAGTTTGTAGCCACGTCTGCGGTTGTGGCCACGGGGCTGGTCTTGAACTTCCTCAACTACTTTGCTTGGCTAAACGATAGGGTTTGGCTGCTGTGGGAGGACTTCATCACAGTCGGCGGCCTCTCCGTGCTCCCTCAG GTGATGTGGTCGACGTTTGTTCCCTTCATACCAAACAGCATCCTGCCTGGGATTATCTCAAGTGCCGTCGCGGTTGTGGCTGTTGTCATG GCTAGGATGGGAAAGCTTTCTGATGAAGGAACTAGGTTTGTTCGATCATTATCTGGGTGGACAGCAACACTTCTTTTCATGTGGATGCCTGTTGCACAAATG TGGACAAATTATCTCAATCCAAATAACATAAAAGGCTTGTCGGCTTTCACCATGTTGCTTGCAATGATCGGAAATGGTCTTATGATTCCACGGGCTTTATTTATTCGAGACCTGATGTG GAACAATACTTTGGAGAGATACTGTTGCTCATGGCAACAGTTCACCCTTGACTTCCTTGAAGGAGCTAGTTTTCGGACCGTGATGGGGTCTGCTGCTTAA
- the LOC109707481 gene encoding maltose excess protein 1-like, chloroplastic isoform X1 produces MALTAVAPPLSLCLRQPPPFLRPAPLSSSAPHPPPRLPLLKPLASLPKALKPINSSSPFLGLRLRLRRRRSLLSYAAASDSDSIPSPTAKDDGKFHEWDSMTAKFAGAANVPFLLLQLPQIVLNARNLLSGNKTALFAVPWLGMLTGLLGNLSLLSYFAKKRETEAVLIQTLGVISTYVVIAQLWMAGAMPSPQFVATSAVVATGLVLNFLNYFAWLNDRVWLLWEDFITVGGLSVLPQVMWSTFVPFIPNSILPGIISSAVAVVAVVMARMGKLSDEGTRFVRSLSGWTATLLFMWMPVAQMWTNYLNPNNIKGLSAFTMLLAMIGNGLMIPRALFIRDLMWFTGSAWASFLHGWGNLACMYCFNSISREFFLATTVGLLLWLGTILWRDTVAHGNSSPLTSLKELVFGP; encoded by the exons ATGGCGCTCACTGCGGTGGCGCCGCCGTTGTCCCTCTGCCTCCGCCAACCTCCGCCCTTCCTGCGCCCCgcccctctctcctcctccgctcctCATCCTCCACCTCGGCTTCCTCTCCTTAAACCCCTCGCGTCCCTCCCCAAAGCCCTTAAACCCATAAactcctcctcccccttccttggcctccgcctccgcctccgccgccgccgctccctcctTTCCTACGCCGCCGCTTCTGATTCGGACTCTATCCCCTCCCCCACCGCCAAG GACGACGGCAAGTTCCATGAATGGGATTCCATGACCGCCAAATTCGCCGGCGCGGCCAATGtacccttcctcctcctccagcTACCGCAGATCGTCCTCAACGCCCGCAACCTTCTCTCCGGCAATAAGACTGCCCTCTTTGCCGTCCCATGGCTC GGAATGCTTACCGGGTTACTTGGCaacctctctcttctctcctacTTTGCAAAGAAGAGGGAGACGGAGGCCGTCCTCATCCAAACCCTCGGGGTTATCTCGACCTACGTGGTAATCGCGCAGCTCTGGATGGCAGGGGCCATGCCGTCGCCACAGTTTGTAGCCACGTCTGCGGTTGTGGCCACGGGGCTGGTCTTGAACTTCCTCAACTACTTTGCTTGGCTAAACGATAGGGTTTGGCTGCTGTGGGAGGACTTCATCACAGTCGGCGGCCTCTCCGTGCTCCCTCAG GTGATGTGGTCGACGTTTGTTCCCTTCATACCAAACAGCATCCTGCCTGGGATTATCTCAAGTGCCGTCGCGGTTGTGGCTGTTGTCATG GCTAGGATGGGAAAGCTTTCTGATGAAGGAACTAGGTTTGTTCGATCATTATCTGGGTGGACAGCAACACTTCTTTTCATGTGGATGCCTGTTGCACAAATG TGGACAAATTATCTCAATCCAAATAACATAAAAGGCTTGTCGGCTTTCACCATGTTGCTTGCAATGATCGGAAATGGTCTTATGATTCCACGGGCTTTATTTATTCGAGACCTGATGTG GTTCACTGGCTCTGCTTGGGCATCCTTTCTTCATGGTTGGGGTAACTTGGCCTGCATGTACTG CTTCAATAGTATTAGCAGGGAATTTTTCTTGGCAACAACAGTCGGCTTGCTTCTATGGCTAG GAACAATACTTTGGAGAGATACTGTTGCTCATGGCAACAGTTCACCCTTGACTTCCTTGAAGGAGCTAGTTTTCGGACCGTGA
- the LOC109707480 gene encoding xylulose 5-phosphate/phosphate translocator, chloroplastic, protein MFTVRQVTPLSSSQHTKIRPEKTRIIFSGQYPPAHLLPRRHSLRFRHPTARGVISRPRTHSIFVPGAAGPASAPLPDESNDSSSSGEEDSERNAASEAASTETEEKGKKEKKRVKLAVVFGLWYAQNVVFNIYNKKVLNVFPYPWLLASLQLLAGSLWMLGLWSLRLQPFPRLSRRFVAALLGPALFHTVGHISACVSFSRVAVSFTHVIKASEPVFSVVLSAALLRQFYPLPVWLSVLPIVAGCCIAAATEVSFDAAGLSGALLSNVGFVLRNIYSKQSLREFADVVDGLNLYGCISVVSLLYLVPAALLVEGPAAWAAGLRSAAASAPSPGAFYAWLALSGVFYHLYNQSSYQALDDITPLTFSVGNTMKRVVVIAASLLVFRNPVRPLNALGSAVAIFGTFLYSQATASKAGENNNKKK, encoded by the coding sequence ATGTTCACCGTACGGCAGGTGACGCCTCTCTCGTCCTCCCAGCACACGAAGATCCGCCCAGAGAAAACCCGCATCATCTTCTCCGGCCAGTACCCCCCAGCCCATCTCCTCCCGCGCAGGCATAGCCTCCGTTTCCGGCACCCCACCGCTCGCGGCGTAATTAGCCGCCCTCGCACTCACTCCATATTCGTCCCCGGAGCTGCCGGACCCGCCTCCGCCCCCCTTCCCGATGAGAGCAAtgacagcagcagcagtggagAAGAAGATTCCGAAAGAAATGCTGCATCAGAGGCAGCGTCGACAGAGAcggaggagaaggggaagaaggagaagaagagggtgAAGCTGGCGGTGGTGTTCGGGCTGTGGTACGCGCAGAACGTGGTGTTCAACATCTACAACAAGAAGGTGCTGAACGTGTTCCCCTACCCGTGGCTCCTGGCGTCGCTGCAGCTCCTGGCGGGCTCCCTGTGGATGCTGGGCCTCTGGTCCCTGCGCCTGCAGCCCTTCCCCCGCCTCAGCCGCCGGTTCGTGGCCGCGCTCCTGGGCCCCGCCCTCTTCCACACCGTCGGGCACATCTCCGCCTGCGTCTCCTTCTCCCGCGTCGCCGTCTCCTTCACCCACGTCATCAAGGCGTCCGAGCCAGTCTTCTCCGTCGTCCTCTccgccgccctcctccgccAGTTCTACCCCCTCCCCGTCTGGCTCTCCGTCCTCCCCATCGTCGCCGGCTGCTgcatcgccgccgccaccgaGGTCTCCTTCGACGCCGCCGGCCTCTCCGGCGCCCTCCTCAGCAACGTCGGCTTCGTCCTCCGCAACATCTACTCCAAGCAGAGCCTCAGGGAGTTCGCCGACGTCGTCGACGGCCTCAACCTCTACGGCTGCATCTccgtcgtctccctcctctaCCTCGTCCCCGCCGCCCTGCTCGTCGAGGGCCCCGCCGCCTGGGCCGCCGGCCTCCGCAGCGCCGCGGCGTCAGCGCCGTCGCCCGGGGCCTTCTACGCCTGGCTGGCGCTGTCGGGGGTCTTCTACCACCTCTACAACCAGTCGTCCTACCAGGCGCTCGACGACATCACCCCGCTCACCTTCTCCGTCGGCAACACCATGAAGCGCGTCGTCGTCATCGCCGCCTCCCTTCTCGTCTTCAGGAATCCCGTCAGGCCGCTCAACGCCCTCGGCTCCGCCGTTGCCATCTTCGGGACCTTCTTGTACTCCCAGGCCACGGCTTCCAAAGCCGGCGAGAACAACAATAAGAAGAAATAA
- the LOC109707478 gene encoding probable folate-biopterin transporter 7: MDWVRWVVGVGFWVQGFRCFPWLGVSFFLKDGLGVAPSSLQILQNSANLPMVAKPLYGLLSDAVPIRAQRRLPYVAIGAFLQAISWLAIALLSESSPSIAALTVFLLLSNLGASIAEVANDAIVAEAGKKQSSAAQSGSGQLQSFAWMAGSSAGALGNLLGGIAINKLSPKTMFLLFSLLLLLQFVVTLSVPESFLGLPQRTGHSSKSSGLREQLSELSFALRKPEIFYLITWFSASYAIVPLLAGTMFFYQTQHLNLDSSVIGLSKVFGQAAVLAWSVAYDKYLKGIPARKVIAGLQFVIGLFMISDALFVQGIYRMIGLPDSVYVVLFSGLLEALFLFKVLPFSVLMAQLCPLGCEGSLMAFVMSALALSSVISGYFGVALAAFVGVSGTKFSGLSSGILIQAVFTMLPLFWSPWIPDKGIPEKKKD; encoded by the exons atgGATTGGGTGCGGTGGGTGGTGGGGGTGGGATTCTGGGTGCAGGGGTTCCGGTGCTTCCCGTGGCTGGGGGTGAGCTTCTTCCTGAAGGACGGCCTCGGCGTGGCCCCGTCGTCGCTCCAGATCCTGCAGAACTCCGCCAACCTGCCCATGGTCGCCAAGCCCCTCTACGGCCTCCTCTCCGACGCCGTCCCCATCCGAGCCCAGCGCCGCCTCCCCTACGTCGCCATCGGAG CTTTCCTGCAGGCAATCTCGTGGCTGGCAATTGCCCTCTTGTCCGAATCATCGCCTTCCATCGCCGCTCTCAccgtcttcctcctcctcagCAACCTTGGCGCCTCGATAGCGGAGGTCGCTAATGATGCTATCGTTGCGGAGGCCGGGAAGAAGCAATCGTCGGCAGCTCAATCAGGATCGGGGCAACTCCAGTCCTTCGCGTGGATGGCCGGCTCCTCTGCAGGTGCTCTTGGGAACCTCCTCGGCGGCATTGCGATTAACAAACTCTCTCCCAAAACCAtgtttctcctcttctctctcctcctcctgctTCAGTTTGTTGTTACTCTCTCTGTGCCCGAGAGTTTCCTAGGACTTCCGCAAAGGACGGGCCACTCGTCGAAATCATCGGGCTTACGTGAACAGTTATCGGAGCTATCCTTTGCCCTTCGCAAACCGGAGATTTTCTATTTAATCACGTGGTTTTCGGCATCTTATGCCATAGTTCCACTGCTAGCGGGCACTATGTTCTTCTATCAGACACAGCACTTAAATCTCGACTCTTCAGTTATCGGCTTGTCTAAGGTATTTGGGCAGGCGGCGGTGTTGGCTTGGAGTGTGGCCTACGATAAGTACTTAAAAGGGATTCCGGCAAGAAAGGTCATAGCAGGGCTGCAGTTCGTTATTGGGCTCTTTATGATTTCTGACGCTCTATTTGTTCAGGGGATATACAGAATGATCGGACTGCCGGATTCTGTGTATGTTGTTTTATTCTCAGGGTTATTGGAAGCGCTTTTCTTGTTCAAAGTGCTTCCGTTTAGCGTTCTCATGGCACAGCTCTGCCCTCTCGGGTGCGAGGGTTCCCTTATGGCTTTTGTCATGTCCGCCTTAGCGCTTTCCTCCGTTATAAGTGGCTACTTTGGGGTTGCTCTTGCAGCTTTTGTGGGAGTATCAGGAACAAAATTTTCGGGGCTCTCTTCTGGCATTTTGATACAGGCAGTTTTCACAATGCTGCCCCTCTTTTGGTCGCCGTGGATACCAGACAAAGGAATAccggagaagaaaaaagattaa